The Lepus europaeus isolate LE1 chromosome 5, mLepTim1.pri, whole genome shotgun sequence genome includes the window CTCAATGTAAAATACAGAAGATAGGATATCAAGGTATAGAAACACACCACCAAGAGACTTTGGGGCACTAGGcgagcattatggtgcagtgagttaaactgctacTTGAGATGCTTACATCTCTGCCAGTTCAAATTCTAGCTATTCTGctcctcatccagcttcctgttgatgtgcctgggaagcagagaatgatggctcaagtacttgaattcctgccacccatgtgggaaacctggatggaattcctggctcctggcttcaaccttagCTGTTGTGACCTTTTGAGAAATCAATCtgctgatggaagacctgtctctgcttttcagatgattcaatcaataaatcttaagcttagaaagaaaaaaagcaagacaCTTCAGGGTATTAATGGAATTACCCAAATTACAACTAGAATTTTATGAGTATATGGTATTCATTCAGGGAAAGTCCAGTCAGAACCCCAAAGCCTAACAAAAAACTGTCTTAGAGGAGGCCAGGCAAATCTTACATAAATCTGTACAGTTCAAGTGAACAATTTCTCCAAGAACTTTCATGATTCCTCAACCAGAAATTGTTTTGTCTTACTCAGACACACTAACAACTTCATCTCCAAAGACTTAAGTAAGAAAAGGGCCTAGTGTTATAGTGTAGCaggtatgggcacaggtttgtgtcccagctgctccactttacatTCAGCTCACTgcatatgtgcctgggaaagcactggacaatggcacaagtgcttggggccctgccacccacataagagacctgaaggaagctactggttctggcttcagcctggcccaaccctggctactgcagccatctgggagtgaaccaatgaatgggagacctaaatctgcctttcaagtaaataaagcttttttttttttaaaaaaaagaaagtattctaATATTTCCAAGTTTATTCTAAAGCCATTCTTTAATTTAGAAAACTGaaagagggctggcattgtggtgcaggttaatctgccacctgtgactctggcatcccatatgggcgcccgtatctgtgccagctgctccacttctaatgcagctctctgctatggcctgggaaagcagtagaggatggcccacgttttgggcccctgcacccacgtgggagaccaggaagaagcacctggctcctggcttcggatcgtaaGTCTTAAAAACATTCACAGGAATTAtgtctgttaattccattttccatcaactttttgaattaaCCCTATTATCCTTGGGAAACTTCATACAAAATTTATGCATACAATTCAAGTCACACCTGAATATTGTCAAACAGCACCAAACTTAAAGTTTACCTCTTCACTCTTTGATTTATGAAGAACAAATCCTTTCTTCCATTGCCCATCAGCACCTTCATTTGGTTTTCGGATATTAAATTCTACTTTTGCCCGGTCTTTATTCTGAATTGCCTTCCACTCATCCAAAGTCATCTCTTTTGGACCCTCTTCCTTTACCTCTTCCACTTCGTTTTCCCTGTGAAAAGATGTTTTAACTTTATACCTGGTAGAGGACTTGCATGATTTACATAAGTATTTCAAATTTATAGCTGTAAGAAGTTAACTTGACTGGTTggtaatatttatagaaaaattatcCAAGGATGGGAGTATCACAGTTTTTTCTATAGCTGTTAACAGAATCCAAGAATTCAGCAGTTGTTGATTATGAAGTATAGATAATTGAggaatatgtaatttttttcaaaactcaTCAGTAACATAACAATAATTGGCCTTACCAATCctttaatgtacatttttaaaaatcaaactaatTTAAAAACTGTACCTGCTTATGTAATTAAAATCCTTGACCTGTTTCCTCCTGAAACACTTAGGTTTTCAGGATACTCACATAGGACTTAAGATATTTCATCCAGAATGCCTGGTGACCAACCAGATTTcatattctaaaatgtaaaataaactgttcctctaTCCTTTATTTCGGCAAGTAGCACTTAagacaaaccaaaacaaaaatggtatttctacAAATCCTACAAATAAATCTTCCAAGTTCTcagaaaatgtctattatgaaaaaaccatgcatagatttcaatttgtacattaaaataagcttctcttaaagattcatttgaaaagcaagagttagagaaagaaagatttccCATCTGTCATCcataactctccaaatggccgcaatggccagggctgggctaggctgaagccaggagcctgtaactccatttgggtctcccatgtgggtggcaggggtccaaccacttgggccatcttccaccgccttcccaggcacactaataAGGAGCTGGATGGATAAATGAAGTGGGCagtacatgaaccagcactcatatgggatgccagcatcacaagcagtggttaaCACACTGGGCCACAAATTATGTCGTAATCCCACTGtcctttctgaagtatcctcacaTACAAAATGGCAAGTTACCTTGTCTATGAACAGATTAACCAAACTGCCCACAAAAACACTGGCTTCAATTTTTAATAGCAAATTAACTATAAACAAATGTAATTCTCAAGGTAGCTAACTACTCAATATTAACTTTTACTCTATTTACAGAAACAATGCACAGGTCTGAGAATCCACTATTTTAGTCTCATTTCAATTTCCATCTTTCATCAAACAACTCATTTACTATTTTGGGAGCCCTGCTTCTTTCCAAACATAGCAGGTGATTTGGTTAGCCTTAGAAGTGCAAACAGCTCTCTCTTGACAAATTTTATATCAAAACTTCCTAGAGcaatggggtgggtgttgtgacgcaggttaagtcaccgcttAGGGAGCCCACATTCCATTTTGGAGTACTGGTTCAATTTCAAGCTAGTCtgcttccaacctagcttcctgGTAGTATATACTGGcagagcaggtgacagctcaagtacttgatccccttccactcacacaggagacccagatagagctcagGACctcaagcttcagcctggccattgcaggcatttggagaatgacccagtagatgaaagatctccccctGGCAAGTAAGGGGgactgaagagaaagagaggaagggaggttgggaaggaaaaagaaatcttcctagAGTAAGTTTAAACTGAACTGCCAAGATCTTGTACATCACCAAGCCCAACTGTCTcggtttacagatgagaaaactaaggatCTAAATACAGTCCTAGTAACCTATCAATTGTGACACAGCCATGAATAGAACTCAGCTTACCTTTTTATCACATCATGAAGCCATGACACCCACCTTTAAGaattaaggattaaatgagaaccAAATAGAAACTCTGGAAACTATAAGGTATTCAAAGTCAGCCAAAGCCACGCTTCTTAAGTGTAAACTTCCACATGCAACACACAATACAAAGTTGATTCTCCCCTACACTGGAATGAGACTGACGAGTTCATTATCTTTCAAACCAGCTATCCCCAATTTCAATCCTGGGTCCTGAACTAAGGATTTGCTTCCAATACCCTATCTATACTTGTAAACAGTTATAATCTTTGGAGACCACAATGAAAGCAATTCAAACTTAGGCAAATAAAGTGTTACATTTGGTACTGCTGGTGCCCAAAAATGCTTACATAGCATTCACTAACTCACCAATCACAACTGATCAGTTAGGTTTCCACACAAAATTAGGCTTCCATGAAGACTCATAAATGAATGTTACCAAGTGCAAAACAGCACCTCCTAGTAACAAATATTTGTATCTACTATCTGACAGTCAATCATTTTCCCATAGCCAAACAAACCCATGTAATGATTCTCCCTCCCACCATTTACAGTGGTTCACCCATTCTGCCTGGAGAacaggaaaatttttaaagagcatCTGCTCCTTAGTTGATTTCAGTTTGTTCTGTAATTATCACTGCCctacataaaaacagacacatacacTAATTAAGCAGGGAACCCAAATAAACCCATATATTTTTAGCTGATTTTTGATAAAAGCACCAAGACCATACTTCGTGCAGTAAAGAATGGACAGTCTCTTCcaaaaaatggtgctggtaaaTGAAGTTAGTACCATCTCTCACCGCACACAAAGATTAATTCAAAACAGAtcagacttaaatgtaagacccAAAACTGcaagtactagaagaaaacaggaaacaTTTCAGAACAGTGATCTAGGAAAAAATACTTTGGATATGACCCGAAAAACAATGGCAAAAGCAAAAACTGagaaataggattacatcaaaataaaaagcttatggaaatcATCAACAGTGAAGAGATAACGTATAGAATGGGAGACATAAGAGTAAACTATCCATGACATGGCATTTacatccagaatacataaaaaattcaaacagcaaaacaaaacaccgAATCATTAAAACCCAGGCAAATAATCTGacaaaaaaaatgcttaacactaaccatcagggaactgtaaaacaaaaccacaatgagacaacATCTCATCCCAGTCAGAATAGCTATCAtccaaagacaaaaaataactgCGGGAGAGGATCCATAGAATGGGGGCTCTCACACATCATTGGTGGGAATTCAATTCCTACAGCTATTATGGAAACAACAATATGCAGGTTCATCATAAAACTTGAGATAGAACTCCATAGGGTTCAGcaattcaaaaagaaacaaaatcagtatATTGAAGAGATAGCTGTACCCTCATGTTTtctgcaacactattcacaacagccaagttaCAGAATTATCTTAGGTGCCCATGAACaggtgaatggatgaagaaaatggataaagggaatactattcagccttaaaaaggaaaccCTTCCTTTCATACACCAACAAAGATGGAGCTGGAAGACATGCTAAATGAAGtcaagtcaggcacagaaagacaaatatccttGTTAACACTTATATGTGAAAGCAACTggagagtagaatagtggttttCAGAGGCTAGGAAGAGAActgagaggaaagacagagaaagggtgtTTAACAGGTATAGGAGGGATAATTTCTAGTGTTCCTATAGTACAGTAGGGTTACTATGGTTGACAACaaccatggggccggcgctgtggcgtagcaggtaaagccgtcgcctgtagtcccggcatctcatatggacaccggttcgagacccggctgctccacttcccatccaactctctgctatggcctgagaaagcagtaaaagatggcctaagtacttgggcccctgctcccgtgtgggagacaggaagaaattcctggctcctggcttcggatcagcacagcttcggccgttgtggccaactggggagtgaaccagcagatggaagacctcgttctctctctctgcctctcccctctctgtgtaactctttcaaataaataaatatatcttaaaaaaaaaaaaaagacaataaccaTGTACTTAAAAATAGCTAGTAGAGAGGATtttcttccaacctagctccctgttggtggcccgggaaagcagtggaggatggcccaggtgtttaggcccctgcaactgcatggctctcagctcctgacttcagattggctcagctacagccattacagccttttggggagtgaaccagcagatggaggacttctttgTCCTTCTCAGTCTGTAActatgtctctcaagtaaatgaatgaatatttaaaaaaaaaaaaaaaagcacctcatACAGACATACTCTTGTtctaactaaaaacaaaaagttcaaaGCAAAATCAATGCCCTAAATAACCTGTAAATCCAAGACTTTAAACCATGACTTAACAAATAAGTAGCATATAACTTCCGCCTGGGCTGATTAAAACTACAAGGAACATTTATGCAATTTTTCAGCTTAAATCTCTTacctttggaaaaataaaaactttaaataagGTATTCTACCTAACCCAGAAAAACAAAGCTAATGAACTAATAACACATTCTGATCTTTGGTTCctcacacattttaaaacaagatggtggggccagtgctgtgtctcagcaagttaaaccaccatctgcagcactggcatcccataaggacactccagctccctgctaatgtgcctgggaaagcaatggaagatgatggtccaagtgcttgggaccctgcacccatgtgggagacccaaatgaagctcctggctcctgcctagcccagccctggctgttatggccattttggaagggaactagcagatggaagatctctccctccctgtatctctgcctttcaaataaataaataaatctttttaaaaaagtaatactaTGCTCCAAATTTTATactgttgggggaaaaaaagagatgaaactAATTTCTAGTTTTAAACTCCATGCCCTCAGATCTCATGTAAACTACACTATGCCTATTGATTGGCTAGAAATACCTGTGTGCATTTTAAGCATAACATCACCTGCCAAGTTAGGGCATGTGTGAGACCAAAgaacaagtaatttttttaaattactgaataaaaaggataatacctttaaaaaataaactgtcttACAGTCTTacaatttgccttttttttttctttttatttgacaggtagagtcatagacagtgagacagataaagttcttccctccgctggttcaccccccaaatggccgccacagccggcgctgcaccgatccgaagccagaagccaggtgcctcctcctggtctcccatgcaggtgcaggcgcccaagcacttgggccatcctccactgccctcccgggccacagcagagagctggactggaagaggagcaaccagggctagaacccagcatccatatgggatgttggcaccgcaggcggaggattaaccaagtgagccacagtgccggccctacaaTTTGCCATtgtaaaatgtcaaaaaaattcTATGAGATACAAATTTGATATTCTCTAACATTTTAGAAACTTCCAACACTATTTTCCTGTTCCTACCTATGATATCTGAGAACAAGACAGTTACCAAATAAGGGAATCAGGTCAAATGCATGGCACCTTACTCCAGAAGGGCTAACAGGTTTTACTAAACTTTGTATATTCTTGACTTTTAAAGATATATGACAACGGTAAAATGACCAAACAGAAATAGTCACAttagaattttcattttccaaaccATTAATGACAAATGTATACATGTGTGAAGCAACCTTCTAAACAGTACTTGAAGAATAAGTCCCTTGTCAAAAATGCATCAAATAACATGAAGTCAATGACATCTTACTGGTAAAAACCCACACTGTGTTCACTGCTGAAGCATCACTGCTACATCACACCACTTACTTATTTTCAGTGTCTGCCACTGGATGTTCTTCACCTTCAGGTGTTTCCTCAGTCACATTTGATTGATCCAAGTCACTGCAATTATAAGATATTTGTTTCTGAATGTATTTTGGGGACTCtctaaggaaagaaaagaaaaagaaaagcatctaGGTCCATTTACGTGTAGCCAAAGAGTTCTTCATAACAATTAAAAACTTTATAATCGTTTGTCTTTTCCTACTAAATTTATTCCCCAGTAGAGCtctaagaaaacaaaatcaactaCTGGTGTTTCACAGGCTTATTAACAAGTTAACAAGAACCAGAATGTAAGCAGCTAGAAAAGTGACTATTAAAGACACAAAGGAAATCATTAGAATCCTCAAGTAACTTCAAtgtaaaatatcaagaaaaagcTTTAtattcacatgaaaaaaaaattagtaacataTACAAGTATACAGAAGTATAGAATAATTGCTCATTTGATATACTGTATCCCAAATCTATCCCATAAGGCATTGTCTTTTAAGACACTATCTCTGAAATAAGAACATCCATTCTTGttccaggaacaaaatttaataaatgtataggTAAGACTCTAGATTAGTTTAGgatccattttattaaaaaaattttattaaaaaaaaaatcggaaTACCAACGTTAATTCATCTTTGACAGTTCCCCAGTTGTGAGATCCGCTACCTCCACGTTTGTCCTCGTGCTTCAGACCACTGTAATGTGAAAAAGAACTAACAAAACTGAGTTAACATAATACTCTTTAGTTCTAGAAAttcaaattttgtttattaaataaatgcattaaaatataaacataaaataaaaaccaatataAGACTTACGATCTATCActtccactatgcctgtcaaattcACGTTTGCCACGAGAATCAAATCCATCTCCTCGGCCCATTCCACGTCCACGGCCTCCTCGACCTCTTCCAAGACCACCACGGCCTCGGATAGGTCGGTCAATTATAGGCCtacaatataaaatttaaaaatttagatttccatggtttccaaaaaaaaagagtaagagaaaTCTATTCAAGCACTCAAAAACACATTTACTGGCTCATAACTCAACAGTTAAAGACATGCTTTAGAAAATTCTAGTCTATTTCTAAACACATAAAGGAAATCAGAACCAGGAAGCTCCCATTCCCAGAAGAAAACTGTTTTTGGAATCCTCACAGGGGTACGGAACCtttctttctgccaagggccttTTGGATGTTTATAACGTCACTCTcaggtcatacaaaattatcaacttaaaaaaattagcctgcaaaagttcttgaatttcaagtcccacttgcagttgccttggcaggaccaaaCCGAATAATTTCTTACACTTCACACAGCCCAAAAGTTGGCCATTCCCGACTCCTGCTCCAAAGCATTACTACTAGTGCATAACTACTAGTTTTCACTATTAGTCACTGATTATAATCAAGTAACACTATTATTCTccaatacatttaaaaactaaactaAGCACATCTAACCTACAGAATGAATAACCTTTTTTACTATTTAAAgagcatttttcttttaagtcaaAATCTGGTGTTATCCAAAGGTCTGAGGATAACAGTATACTCAGATACCTCAGAAACTGGTAAATGCGATCGGCCTCTCTGCTACCTGGCAATGATGCCCGAGTGACAGCTTTGTGTTAATACAGGACTAAGCACTGACAAAGCATGAagactttttctaaaaaaagaaatcttacctATCAACTGAAAACTCGCCTCCTTCACCCTTTTCTTCTAGTGGCTTTTCAAATCTTCTTTCACGAGGTGGCCGCCTTTCGGGTCTTCTCTCGGTTATTTTCCCTTCACCTTGAAGTTGTTGATCAGGTCTTCTCCCAACTCGTCTTATTCCTAGAACATTAGATAACCTGTGTAAGCAAATTATCTCTGCAATACAAAAAGTTTAGTCCTAGGCTATCCAAAAACCATGGTGCTACTTTTTCAGTCCACTAACTAGCATTTGCCATTGGAAAAAGCAAACACCCACCATTCCTAATGTGTAACAAAGTATTTTAGggaaattcttaaaaacaaagtttGTTGTGAACTTCTATTTAGTTTGCCAAGTTATCTTCCCACATTAAAGCATTCTCTATAACTGTCTTGAAGTCATTTGAGCAGTCATTCCTCCTCACCTTTTAAGATGTCAGCCTACTGATAATTTAAAGAAACTGTAGACAAGAGATACATTTTGGCTTTAAAGTATCAAAGAAAATAATACCAACAGTCATTCATAAGTAACCAATTaaatcaaccaaaaaaaaaagtcgtGCTATTTTAGTCtatataatctaaaaaaaaaaaaattgagtaaaaaGACCCATAATTCTATGAAATTACAcactgaaaggaaaacaaatggtatttaatattattaaaaaacatcCACCATCTAAAATAGTTATTTAACCAGAAAACTACTATCTTCCATTAGGTAGCTGTAAATATCTAATACATGAAAACCATGCATACACATCTACATTAGACACCtagctaaaaaaaaattgtcatgtaACCACTAGGAAAATAGCTTAGCTTTTTATCAATATGAATGAAGAAAGTCTGTTTTTAGGTTTACTCTAACAAGTatgtttgttttcaaaaaatctttataaaaccaCATTTATACACAGAAGCAGTATTGTCAGAAACTGTGGAAGATATCTTAATTAGTTACTGATTTCCTACCCCCATACtggttttttttcctgttaatgcCTTAAGCCCACAAAGGTAACCAACATGAATTATTGGCGACCTTAGGATAAATAGATTGATGGCTAAATTCATGACTGAAATTTCAGGTATGCTGAAATTACCAAACCACAATTTCTGACAAAGTCAAAAAGCAGTAAAGAAATTGGTTTTACAAAATCTGAAGTTATGTCTCTCGAGTTCTTTCTAAGAAAGTGGAACACAACCGGGGCATACCCAATCATTTAGCAGCCTGTGACCAAACAGTAAATTATCAATCTGGTTATTAAAATATTAAGGTTCATTCCCTGTAAACTCTCAGAATAGACCACAAATGTCAGACCTTACACTGAGGCACTTAAATAAATGTCATCAAAAGGCATAATGTATTGGGGTGGAGCTATAGAACCAATTCCCAGGCTATCCAAGCCAAATGCACCCAATTAACAACTTGCTTCCCCACCCAATACTGACTTGCAGGATCTAGAAACATTTAAATAGGCTCATCTAACGCGAAAtaattggtattttttaaaaagcaagtttcTTCTGATACATTAATACATACCGGCAAGCCCACTAACTGCACTAGATTCCagactattatttaaaaaaaaaaaaaaaaaaaactggtctaCAACCTCAGTGACTTTGCTGAATCAATTCTCAAGTTCTTCCAACTACAAAATCAACATTGAACATGTAGCTAAAGTACATCTAGCACTGTGTCAGGACCGATTATTAATGGCACAGAACAAAACTGGAGTTAACAACTTGCCAGTAGTAAGAGGCAGGGACTTTGTTCACAGGCCTATCTATCCCTAATACATGGAACATGGATTGACAGGTTGTAGTCCCTTGTGTTTAATTACACTCCATTCATGCAACTTCAGGTTAGGAATGCTCTGAAATACCGACCTAAGGAAAATGTTGGTATCTAACACAAAATCGTTTCCTCAAGGAAACAATGTCTTACTGAACAGCAAACTCAGTCCTggttaaaaatttctaaaataattctCTCAATTTGAAACTTACAAGGTTAATTTCCAGGTAAGACTTCATTTTCTAAATGGGCTTCATGCTCAAAGAACTATGGCATTTAAAAGCATGCTTCAAATTTTGAACATTCAAAAGAGTGAACACATCTACCTGGTACAGCATAGACTTTATGCTTTAGACTcactttttttccatgaacttttctttgAATCACTATGATCAGGAGGGTAAACTCAAGCACTGTTTAAATAATCACACAAGGCAGTGGTAGTCAACAGAAACTAAGTGACGTACATATGCTTTCTAACACTCCAACTACGCTGCTGCAAACTTGTAATTTTAACACAAGAATTGCTTTATTCACCACACTGGTCCCAGCTTCTTCAGTCTGAGCCTCACAGcagctctcaaaaaaaaaaaaaaaaaaacaaagccgatcactgtaaattattttgatttgttaAGTTAGTTGAATGCTACATGAATGTGTAAGAGAAATAGGTCCTTTCAGGAACACGTGGCAGTGAGGCGTAATTTCAACTACAGGAAGGCAATTTCAAAGAGATCGCACACTTTCTTACCCCCAATAGTTTTACTTTTTCATAGTCAGCCAGTAACGACTGAGGCTGCAAAAGTCAGGCCAACTCTGACAACACCCGGCGCCTGGAAAGCAGCTATTAGCCGCCAGTGCAATCCTGACCACGCTTCCCGCACACGTGGAGAATAAGCGGCAGACGGAGAATCTGCCGCGGCGAGCGCTCTGACAGCCTCTGCACTCCTTTCCGCCACGAGGCCCAGGCCCGGCCCCCCAAAACACTGAGCACGGGGAGTCGGGAGAAAGGACCGCGGCCCAAGGACGAGCCTCAGGGCTTCCTGCCACAACCACAGTCTCCTAACAGAATTCCCGCTTCTGCTTAACCGCATGCGGCCAAATTCCTCTTCTGCACATCTTATCTCACTCCAGCAAGTTATACACCAAGATCCTGgttgtggaggggtggggggccaTAAAGCCCAGGTGGCTCCCCCCACACAGCGGCTTACGCCACACAGCCTCCGGCTCAGGCACAGCTCAGGAGTAAGCTCCGACCCCCGGCTCTTCGCTGGGGTGGCCTGCGCCATCGTGGGACAAGATGGCAGGGCAGGAGCCTAAACCAGACCCGAGCACCTGAGAGGTGCACGCGCAGGCGGCTCCGCATCTCCTAAGTGCCGAGCGCTTCGGCAAGTggcccgccgcgccgcgccgcaccTCGGTCCACGCGCTCGCCCGCCAAGGACCCGGGCGGGAAGGCAGCAGCCTCCCTGGACCCCAAGCCGGCTCGAGCCGCAGCGGCTCATCGCCCGACCTCGCTCCTCCGCACAGAGCCCAGGGCGGGAAGGAGGTGGCTCCGGGAAccgtgcaggcggtggcttcaacTTGAGGCTACCAAGCTCCCAGCACCTGCGCAGAGCCTGGCTTTTAGTCGCGCGGGGAAATCGGCGGCAAATTCTCCCGCGGACCCTTGGTGCTTTGAAGCAAGTGGCAGCCCCAAGTCCCTtcgctccttccctccatcccggGGCTCCTGCACCTCCGCACCCCAGCTTTACCTTCTTTCTTGAGCGCCACGGGCGGCTGCGTCTCCTCTTTCTTGTCAACCACGCCAACGTTGGGAGGCAGCGGGTTTTTGCGGTCTTTCTGGGACTCTTTACGCAGCTGCTTGCCTGCCGCGTTGGAGTTGGTTTGGGCCGCGGCCTGAGCTGCGCTCTTGGCCCCGGGGCCCCCAACGCCGCCCCCGCCggcttcttttttcttgttctctgctgccttcagcaCCTCGAAGGGGTCCGATTCGTCGTCAAATAACTGGTCGAATCGGTTGGTGACCACGCAGCCGAAGCCTTCCTGTAGGTGCCCAGGCATGATGGTGGCTCGGCGGCGCGTTCCTCCACGGATTGCAGCGGGCCGCGCCGAGCCAAGAGCGCCTGCTTCAGCTCTTCCCACAAGATGGCCGGGCCGAGAGAGGGGGGCCGTCTTCTCTTCCGGCGCCAGGCACACATCCGGGAGCGCTCAGCGCCGCATGGCACCATGGGGAATGTAGGCCAGAGCTGCTTCTCCTTAGCGGGCTCCCCGCGCTGGGACTACAATCCCGAGAATGCCTCTGGCCTCAACTCTTCGCGCGCGCCCAGGAGGCGGGACCCCACGGAGGAGCGAAGCGTGCGAGCCGAAGGAGGGGAAGCGTGGTGGTGGGCGGAGTCCGGCCACCTGCTCTTGCCACCCTTCCACTCTGTCTTCGGCTGCCCTGAAAACCGGGAAACGTGACGGCGAATCTCGTTCGCGAAAGTGCTCTCTTCTTTTGGTTTCGCCCACCCTTGCCTCCGGCCAGGGCTAACTTTCCCCCTCGTCTCTGGGAGGGTCAAGGTGACTCCCAGATCTTACAACCGGAGACTCAAAACTTCCGGCGGGGAGCTGTTGCGGAGCTGCCCGCCGGCCTCGGGGAGGCTGGACTGGTCTGTCCCCTACTCCCTAGGTGCCCGGGTTGCTGGGgtcgccctcctcctccttcccttggtGAATCGGGGCTCTTGCACTGAATGTGAGGCAGAGCACGTTTCCTCTCGCGGGGACATAAACTCGGTGGCAGAACTAACCCAAAAGACACGTTGGGCTGTCACATGAGCGTGTTACGCGCCTTTCTTGGGCGAGAAATGCCTGTGGCGCTTTTAAGAGGGATTGGCTGCTGATAGTGCAGCGCCAGACACTGGGCGAGCCTCCAACCAGCTCTGTTGTAGGAACAGCTTTTCGAATCGGTCCAATTGTCCAGTGGTATCCGGCGAGCCAAGGTTGGGGTGACG containing:
- the SERBP1 gene encoding SERPINE1 mRNA-binding protein 1 isoform X4: MPGHLQEGFGCVVTNRFDQLFDDESDPFEVLKAAENKKKEAGGGGVGGPGAKSAAQAAAQTNSNAAGKQLRKESQKDRKNPLPPNVGVVDKKEETQPPVALKKEGIRRVGRRPDQQLQGEGKITERRPERRPPRERRFEKPLEEKGEGGEFSVDRPIIDRPIRGRGGLGRGRGGRGRGMGRGDGFDSRGKREFDRHSGSDRSGLKHEDKRGGSGSHNWGTVKDELTDLDQSNVTEETPEGEEHPVADTENKENEVEEVKEEGPKEMTLDEWKAIQNKDRAKVEFNIRKPNEGADGQWKKGFVLHKSKSEEAHAEDSVMDHHFRKPANDITSQLEINFGDLGRPGRGGRGGRGGRGRGGRPNRGSRTDKSSASAPDVDDPEAFPALA
- the SERBP1 gene encoding SERPINE1 mRNA-binding protein 1 isoform X1; protein product: MPGHLQEGFGCVVTNRFDQLFDDESDPFEVLKAAENKKKEAGGGGVGGPGAKSAAQAAAQTNSNAAGKQLRKESQKDRKNPLPPNVGVVDKKEETQPPVALKKEGIRRVGRRPDQQLQGEGKITERRPERRPPRERRFEKPLEEKGEGGEFSVDRPIIDRPIRGRGGLGRGRGGRGRGMGRGDGFDSRGKREFDRHSGSDRSSFSHYSGLKHEDKRGGSGSHNWGTVKDELTESPKYIQKQISYNCSDLDQSNVTEETPEGEEHPVADTENKENEVEEVKEEGPKEMTLDEWKAIQNKDRAKVEFNIRKPNEGADGQWKKGFVLHKSKSEEAHAEDSVMDHHFRKPANDITSQLEINFGDLGRPGRGGRGGRGGRGRGGRPNRGSRTDKSSASAPDVDDPEAFPALA
- the SERBP1 gene encoding SERPINE1 mRNA-binding protein 1 isoform X2, whose amino-acid sequence is MPGHLQEGFGCVVTNRFDQLFDDESDPFEVLKAAENKKKEAGGGGVGGPGAKSAAQAAAQTNSNAAGKQLRKESQKDRKNPLPPNVGVVDKKEETQPPVALKKEGIRRVGRRPDQQLQGEGKITERRPERRPPRERRFEKPLEEKGEGGEFSVDRPIIDRPIRGRGGLGRGRGGRGRGMGRGDGFDSRGKREFDRHSGSDRSGLKHEDKRGGSGSHNWGTVKDELTESPKYIQKQISYNCSDLDQSNVTEETPEGEEHPVADTENKENEVEEVKEEGPKEMTLDEWKAIQNKDRAKVEFNIRKPNEGADGQWKKGFVLHKSKSEEAHAEDSVMDHHFRKPANDITSQLEINFGDLGRPGRGGRGGRGGRGRGGRPNRGSRTDKSSASAPDVDDPEAFPALA
- the SERBP1 gene encoding SERPINE1 mRNA-binding protein 1 isoform X3 gives rise to the protein MPGHLQEGFGCVVTNRFDQLFDDESDPFEVLKAAENKKKEAGGGGVGGPGAKSAAQAAAQTNSNAAGKQLRKESQKDRKNPLPPNVGVVDKKEETQPPVALKKEGIRRVGRRPDQQLQGEGKITERRPERRPPRERRFEKPLEEKGEGGEFSVDRPIIDRPIRGRGGLGRGRGGRGRGMGRGDGFDSRGKREFDRHSGSDRSSFSHYSGLKHEDKRGGSGSHNWGTVKDELTDLDQSNVTEETPEGEEHPVADTENKENEVEEVKEEGPKEMTLDEWKAIQNKDRAKVEFNIRKPNEGADGQWKKGFVLHKSKSEEAHAEDSVMDHHFRKPANDITSQLEINFGDLGRPGRGGRGGRGGRGRGGRPNRGSRTDKSSASAPDVDDPEAFPALA